The following are from one region of the Magallana gigas chromosome 6, xbMagGiga1.1, whole genome shotgun sequence genome:
- the LOC105344994 gene encoding uncharacterized protein translates to MDKLLNKEALFRFDDVEQRQNRIHVVFVLDTSSSMRGEGFAQLKKAFVSIIQEYLNQSIVDHFVAVITFGRDVKVLQHYSNDNKALLHILDDIVCEGPSQLGKALQLALSVFVPGMVGCMIGPFSISPNLVIISSGNVSSNDRARHSEDCRYEKTNIVRMFEQNCEKQPLICVPVGSRPDTCFLASIAYASKIGKLLNVDEAAQYGRYSTNVVIASETIGSVPTTYYTVNDVRTAVKTRMGSQITSEKDIEDIYEILTNRHAYEMNSYQMEDSIESELHAEGDPRLPIIGTRVRKGPNWPFLYTGQDSNVCGTVIGHSDAHLNISVEWDTDMIFPYHFDTNHHQSNVVVCDEPRILQRENIAVGCLVGRGPDWKWLDQDGGKNNIGSVYRVNKNSTVHV, encoded by the exons ATGGATAAATTGCTTAACAAAGAGGCTCTTTTTA GGTTTGATGACGTGGAACAAAGACAGAATAGAATTCATGTGGTCTTTGTCCTTGATACGTCGAGCAGCATGAGAGGAGAGGGCTTTGCTCAATTGAAAAAGGCTTTTGTATCGATAATTCAAG agtACTTAAACCAGTCAATAGTGGATCATTTTGTTGCTGTCATTACTTTTGGAAGAGATGTAAAGGTTCTACAACATTATTCCAATGACAACAAAGCCCTTTTGCACATTCTAG ATGACATTGTATGCGAGGGACCTTCACAGTTAGGAAAAGCACTGCAATTAGCGTTATCCGTTTTTGTACCAG GAATGGTTGGATGTATGATTGGGCCTTTCTCCATCAGTCCAaatttagttataatatctAGTGGGAATGTATCCAGTAATGACAGAGCAAGGCACAGCGAAGATTGCAGATACGAa aAAACGAATATTGTTCGCATGTTTGAGCAAAATTGCGAAAAGCAACCTCTTATATGTGTTCCAGTTGGTAGTAGACCAGACACG TGTTTCTTAGCATCAATAGCATATGCATCAAAAATTGGAAAGCTTTTGAATGTTGATGAGGCGGCACAATACGGAAGATACTCGACCAATGTG GTTATTGCTTCAGAAACAATTGGCAGTGTTCCAACAACATATTATACGGTCAATGACGTAAGAACTGCTGTGAAGACAAGAATGGGATCTCAAATTACATCAGAGAAAGATATA GAGGATATTTATGAGATATTAACAAATAGACATGCTTATGAGATGAATTCCTACCAAATGGAGGATTCAATTGAAAGTGAGTTACATGCTGAAGGGGATCCCAGATTACCCATTATCGGAACACGTGTTCGAAAAGGTCCAAATTGGCCATTTTTGTACACTGGTCAGGATTCCAATGTTTGCGGGACGGTCATTGGTCACAGTGACGCTC ATCTAAACATATCTGTGGAATGGGATACAGACATGATATTTCCATATCACTTTGATACAAATCatcatcaatcaaatgttgTAGTGTGTGATGAACCCAGAATACTACAGAGAGAGAACATTGCTGTTGGCTGTCTTGTTGGAAGAG GTCCTGATTGGAAGTGGCTTGATCAAGATGGAGGAAAGAATAATATTGGTTCGGTGTACAGAGTGAACAAAAACAGCACTGTTcat GTATGA
- the LOC105317700 gene encoding uncharacterized protein: protein MATGGLPLPRNSDSQNEIEETNTSTKDKRDVILSEKGLLVFEEESSKYKKPIFETWGKVEKCILRVQKCDRTIEQYQILQSDIENTFSEFHNSIKQYLVFLQRHSRSEQGKSEMKRCTEDFEKGKSVVYKALDNIKAAKLDLLETASEISTTSTERKRRKERKLEVMKKEAELRKQKLRLEEDESIRIAEMNRKKCELDIDLDLLKQEQSASDDELSMEQDLADIERESSGQRTQKFVENNPSNPVDVQIPTTESPHVLSEMALLMIKKQMLPERFSNFDDSPDSYNAWKETFTNIISELKVSCNEELELMLNRLTGNSKLTAIGIRNANPGKPKEALQIIWKRLDEMYGRPEMIEASIRHQLENFRPVTSAENKRLYDLLNILIKIESLMANSTFSTSLSYFNSSIGVNPIINKLPFHLQEKWIAKASNYKKLNKVPFPPFSYFVTFVREMSEIRNDPAFVFTNSRQPALKRPVYSKKSEVSTDNNNNARCPYHKADHSIHDCRAFRAKPFFERKNFLQSKNICTRCCTSTSHTAKDCQVKIQCTACGSVYHTTALHINKGPSSSPSMHGGEKMYNSALQTMKSETDNISPVPMKASTNTSVKCTTFCGDHYQGRSCSKIFLVDVFHTDCPNNMYRVYAIVDDQCNQSLASPELFDALNIMSSPIHYTLTTCMGKTAQNGRQAHSMKIRSLDTAVTMDLPLLMECDDIPNETSEIPTPEVAKSYPHLLRIASSIPEFDVNSKIQLLIGRDLIEAHHIEEQITGPRGEPFAQRLSLGWAIIGEVCLGRLHRRTSVNVNKVSILNDGRVTCSQPCQNNIDVKEQTLVSNYIIGERDFQFHGEDVFMKTPEDDCTGLSVEDRLFLKLMDRSFTKDKDGMWSAPLPFRENQPDLPNNRPQALHRAQILHNSLQRDTEKKRQFVKFMEKVLNSGAAEVAPPPTSTGCWYLPLFGVRNPKKPDQIRGVFDSSAKYGGVSLNSVLMSGPDMINSLLGILLRFRKDEVAMAADIEQMFYRFRVDEDHRNYLRFFWYKENNPDDIMIEYRMTSHVFGNSPSPAIASYGLLKTVEHAERDVKNFVHHNFYVDDGLISLPNESDAISLMKRTQSTMKQEGQIRLHKITSNKQAVMDAFDVSDHGEQLKEIDSDDMIHRSLGLCWRLKDDTFVFTVPTEEKPFTRRGLLSTVNSLFDPLGFISPIIISGKILLRECTPEGVDWDEPLPVNNLQKWKEWQSSLHCLSDIAIPRMMSHTSVSSAQTAEVHIFSDASEKAIAASAYIKTVSDGQTSVRFIMGRSKLAPLNGHTIPRLELCGAVLATELAEIISVQLGIPLQIMRYYTDSRVVLGYIGNRTRRFYTYVSNRVDRILRISNANQWNFISSEKNPADSCTRCNTNVINIMQLPWITGPQWLCDVTEMKPTQFPLVEPDSDREVRPIDRPVICSQTDVTITTTGSDLITKKFDRFDRWSCLIVGIACLKRVCRRFRACRDQKPMQLTRYDEIREAETFVLKQIQQEFFSKEINSLKSGKPLNKDTSISTLAPFLDENGLMCVGGRLNKAAGILPSKEINPIILPKNSHISVLLIRHFHEQVKHQGRLFTEGALRTAGYWILGGKRMISSFIHTCVTCRKLRRGLETQMMADLPEDRITPGPAFTSVGIDVFGPWEVCTRRTRGGAANSKRWGLMFTCLTSRAAHIEVIEEMSSSCFINALRRFLSLRGPVKIIRSDRGTNFIGAAEEMRVNTIKVEEGPVQQFLDKSYITWIFNVPHSSHMGGVWERVIGMTRKILDSMLLESSGKPLTHETLATFLCEVCAIINSRPITPIPSDPNDPMILTPTMILTGKVDFLPVVSDSLSLQDVYRAQWKRVQILADIFWNQWRKQYLSILQSRRKWKSKTRNVKVDDVVLLKDPAEHRNNWPTGIIDRVFPSDDGIVRKVVVRTIRAGKPTFYIRPIHDLVLLIESEQ, encoded by the coding sequence ATGGCTACTGGAGGGCTCCCCTTACCACGGAACAGTGATTCCCAGAACGAGATTGAAGAAACCAACACCTCTACCAAGGATAAACGTGATGTTATCTTGAGTGAAAAAGGACTCTTAGTATTTGAAGAAGAAAGTTCCAAATATAAAAAACCTATATTCGAAACATGGGGGAAAGTTGAGAAATGCATTTTACGAGTGCAAAAATGTGACAGAACTATTGAACAATATCAAATCTTACAGAGTGATATAGAGAACACATTCAGTGAGTTTCACAACAGCATTAAACAATACCTTGTCTTTCTACAAAGACACTCCAGAAGTGAACAAGGTAAAAGCGAGATGAAACGATGTACCGAGGACTTCGAGAAAGGAAAGTCAGTGGTTTACAAGGCCTTAGACAACATTAAAGCTGCAAAATTAGATCTCTTAGAAACAGCCTCAGAAATATCAACAACCAGCACTGAGAGGAAAAGAAGAAAAGAGCGGAAGTTGGAAGTAATGAAAAAAGAAGCAGAGCTAAGAAAACAGAAACTTCGCCTTGAGGAAGATGAATCAATACGCATAGCTGAAATGAACAGAAAAAAGTGTGAATTGGACATTGACTTAGATTTACTGAAACAAGAACAGAGTGCTAGTGATGATGAACTTTCAATGGAGCAAGACCTTGCGGACATTGAGAGAGAAAGTTCAGGGCAACGAACACAGAAGTTTGTGGAAAACAACCCTTCCAATCCTGTTGATGTCCAGATACCCACAACTGAATCGCCTCATGTGCTATCTGAAATGGCCCTGCTTATGATTAAAAAGCAAATGCTTCCTGAACGTTTTTCAAACTTTGATGACTCGCCAGATTCGTACAATGCCTGGAAGGAAACATTTACCAATATTATCAGTGAACTAAAAGTTTCCTGTAATGAAGAACTTGAGTTAATGTTAAATAGACTCACTGGCAATTCCAAACTTACAGCAATTGGAATTCGCAATGCAAATCCTGGGAAACCTAAGGAAGCACTTCAAATAATCTGGAAAAGACTTGATGAGATGTACGGGAGACCAGAAATGATCGAAGCGTCGATACGTCACCAGCTAGAAAACTTCCGACCAGTGACATCAGCTGAAAACAAACGCCTGTATGACTtgttaaacattctcattaagATAGAATCACTGATGGCCAATTCAACATTTTCTACAAGCCTTTCTTATTTTAACTCGTCCATTGGAGTGAATCCTATCATCAACAAATTACCATTTCACCTGCAGGAAAAATGGATCGCCAAAGCCTCCAATTACAAAAAGTTAAACAAAGTGCCGTTCCcaccattttcatattttgtgacATTTGTACGTGAAATGAGTGAAATCAGAAATGATCCGGCATTTGTATTCACCAACAGTCGACAACCAGCTCTCAAGAGACCGGTATACTCTAAAAAGTCTGAGGTGTCAacagacaacaacaacaacgccCGCTGTCCATATCATAAGGCAGATCATAGCATTCATGATTGTAGAGCCTTCCGTGCAAAACCGTTCTTTGAACGCAAGAACTTCTTGCAAAGCAAAAACATTTGTACTAGATGTTGCACCTCAACTAGTCATACAGCAAAAGACTGTCAAGTCAAAATCCAATGCACTGCTTGTGGGAGTGTTTATCATACGACTGCTTTGCATATAAACAAAGGTCCATCATCAAGCCCAAGCATGCATGGCGGGGAGAAAATGTATAACTCAGCTCTACAAACCATGAAGTCAGAAACAGACAACATATCGCCTGTACCTATGAAAGCTTCAACAAACACTAGTGTCAAGTGTACTACATTCTGTGGTGACCATTATCAAGGCAGATCATGCAGCAAAATTTTCCTTGTGGATGTATTTCACACAGACTGTCCTAACAACATGTATCGTGTTTACGCAATCGTGGATGACCAATGTAACCAGTCTCTTGCATCTCCAGAACTATTTGATGCCTTGAACATTATGTCCTCACCCATTCATTACACTTTGACAACATGTATGGGAAAGACAGCCCAAAATGGTCGGCAAGCACATAGTATGAAGATACGATCATTGGACACAGCTGTGACAATGGACCTTCCTCTTCTGATGGAATGTGATGACATCCCTAACGAAACCTCTGAAATTCCTACACCAGAAGTTGCTAAGAGCTACCCTCACCTTCTCAGAATTGCATCTAGTATACCTGAGTTTGATGTGAATTCAAAAATACAGCTCCTTATTGGTAGAGACTTGATTGAGGCCCATCACATTGAAGAGCAGATCACTGGACCTCGAGGGGAACCATTCGCTCAAAGACTTAGTCTTGGTTGGGCTATAATTGGTGAAGTTTGTCTCGGTAGACTTCATAGAAGAACCTCCGTGAATGTCAACAAAGTGTCTATTCTCAATGATGGTAGAGTTACGTGCAGTCAACCGTGTCAGAACAACATTGATGTGAAAGAGCAAACACTTGTGTCTAACTATATAATTGGTGAGCGTGACTTTCAATTTCATGGTGAAGATGTCTTCATGAAGACCCCTGAAGATGATTGTACTGGTTTATCGGTAGAAGACAGACTATTCCTAAAGTTGATGGATAGATCATTCACTAAAGACAAGGACGGCATGTGGAGTGCACCTCTTCCTTTTCGAGAGAACCAACCTGATCTTCCTAACAACAGACCTCAGGCATTACATCGAGCTCAGATACTACACAACAGTTTACAGAGAGATACAGAAAAGAAGAGACagtttgtgaaattcatggagAAAGTTCTAAACAGTGGAGCAGCAGAAGTTGCGCCACCTCCAACAAGCACAGGTTGCTGGTACCTACCTTTGTTTGGCGTTCGCAACCCAAAGAAACCAGATCAAATAAGAGGCGTTTTTGATTCGTCAGCTAAGTATGGTGGAGTTTCCCTCAATTCAGTACTCATGTCTGGTCCAGACATGATCAACAGTCTTCTTGGGATCTTGCTTCGCTTTAGGAAGGATGAGGTGGCGATGGCAGCAGATATAGAGCAGATGTTTTACCGATTTCGTGTTGATGAAGACCACCGCAATTACCTACGCTTCTTTTGGTATAAAGAAAACAACCCAGATGACATCATGATAGAGTACAGAATGACTTCACATGTATTCGGCAACAGTCCATCGCCTGCTATTGCATCTTATGGACTCCTTAAGACTGTCGAACACGCTGAACGAGATGTGAAAAACTTTGTACATCATAACTTCTACGTTGATGACGGGTTAATCTCTTTACCAAATGAATCAGATGCTATCAGCCTGATGAAGCGTACTCAGTCAACCATGAAACAGGAAGGTCAGATTCGTCTTCACAAAATCACGTCCAACAAACAAGCTGTGATGGACGCCTTTGATGTCAGTGATCATGGAGAACAGctgaaagaaatagatagtgatgACATGATACACAGATCTCTTGGGCTTTGTTGGAGACTGAAGGACGATACTTTTGTGTTTACGGTACCTACTGAAGAGAAGCCTTTTACTCGTCGCGGTCTGCTCTCAACTGTAAACAGCCTATTCGACCCATTAGGTTTCATATCACCAATCATCATCAGCGGTAAAATACTTCTCCGAGAATGCACACCTGAAGGAGTTGACTGGGATGAACCATTACCTGTCAATAATCTTCAAAAGTGGAAGGAGTGGCAATCGTCTCTTCACTGTCTCAGTGATATCGCCATTCCCCGTATGATGTCTCACACCTCTGTTAGTTCAGCTCAGACAGCAGAAGTTCACATATTCTCAGATGCTTCAGAAAAGGCAATAGCAGCATCAGCATATATAAAAACTGTAAGTGATGGACAAACAAGCGTTCGATTCATCATGGGAAGAAGCAAGTTAGCACCTCTTAATGGCCACACCATTCCTCGCCTAGAGTTGTGTGGAGCTGTCTTAGCAACGGAACTCGCAGAGATCATATCTGTACAACTTGGCATCCCATTGCAAATCATGAGATATTACACAGATAGCAGAGTTGTGTTAGGCTACATTGGTAATAGGACTCGAAGATTTTACACCTATGTAAGCAACCGAGTTGATCGTATTCTACGAATATCTAATGCCAATCAATGGAACTTCATTTCCAGTGAAAAGAATCCTGCAGATTCTTGTACAAGATGCAACACTAACGTGATCAATATTATGCAGTTACCATGGATTACTGGTCCACAATGGTTGTGTGATGTGACGGAAATGAAACCTACACAGTTTCCACTtgttgaacctgatagtgacaGAGAAGTCCGTCCAATCGATAGACCAGTAATATGTTCACAAACTGATGTTACCATTACAACAACAGGATCTGATCTCATTACCAAGAAATTTGATCGATTTGATCGTTGGAGTTGTCTCATTGTGGGCATTGCTTGTCTCAAGCGAGTTTGCCGCAGGTTTAGAGCTTGTCGTGACCAGAAACCTATGCAACTTACCCGTTATGATGAAATTCGTGAAGCAGAGACCTTTGTCCTAAAACAGATTCAACAAGAATTCTTCTCTAAAGAGATAAACAGTTTAAAGTCTGGAAAACCTTTGAACAAAGACACAAGTATATCCACACTTGCACCATTCTTAGATGAAAATGGACTAATGTGTGTTGGTGGAAGATTGAACAAAGCTGCTGGAATTTTACCATCAAAGGAAAtcaatccaattattcttcccAAGAACAGTCATATCTCTGTTCTTTTGATTCGTCATTTTCACGAGCAAGTCAAACATCAGGGGAGATTATTCACTGAAGGTGCACTTCGTACGGCAGGTTATTGGATCCTGGGAGGCAAGCGCATGATTTCATCTTTCATTCACACTTGCGTGACTTGTCGAAAACTTCGCCGTGGCCTTGAAACACAGATGATGGCAGACTTACCAGAGGACAGAATCACACCAGGCCCAGCTTTCACATCTGTTGGAATTGATGTCTTCGGACCATGGGAAGTCTGTACCCGCAGAACTAGAGGAGGAGCTGCAAACAGCAAGAGATGGGGACTGATGTTTACCTGTTTAACATCAAGAGCGGCTCACATAGAGGTTATTGAAGAGATGTCGAGTTCATGTTTTATAAATGCACTGCGTAGATTTCTATCACTCCGTGGCCCAGTGAAGATAATAAGATCTGACCGAGGCACCAATTTCATTGGAGCTGCTGAGGAAATGAGAGTGAACACGATAAAAGTAGAAGAGGGACCAGTTCAACAGTTCCTGGACAAATCCTACATCACCTGGATTTTCAATGTCCCACATTCCTCCCATATGGGTGGTGTCTGGGAGCGAGTCATAGGAATGACAAGGAAAATCCTCGATTCAATGCTTTTGGAATCTAGTGGTAAACCTCTAACACATGAGACATTAGCAACATTTTTATGTGAAGTTTGTGCCATCATAAACTCTAGACCAATAACACCGATACCTTCGGATCCAAATGACCCAATGATTCTTACACCAACTATGATTCTCACCGGAAAAGTTGATTTCCTACCAGTCGTGTCTGATTCACTCAGTCTACAAGACGTTTACAGAGCGCAATGGAAACGTGTCCAAATCCTTGCAGATATTTTCTGGAATCAGTGGCGTAAGCAGTATCTATCTATCCTACAAAGTAGACGTAAGTGGAAAAGCAAAACCAGAAACGTTAAAGTAGATGATGTGGTACTGTTGAAAGATCCCGCTGAGCACCGGAACAACTGGCCAACTGGTATTATTGACCGCGTATTTCCAAGTGACGATGGAATCGTGAGAAAAGTTGTTGTGCGAACTATTCGAGCAGGAAAACCAACATTTTACATTCGACCAATTCATGATCTCGTGTTGCTAATAGAAAGTGAACAGTGA
- the LOC105344993 gene encoding uncharacterized protein, whose product METWINGVSVAFLLDTSSSMIGEGFEQMKKVFLSIIQEYSDEPSIDHCVAVISFGKEVQVLQKYSNDYSNMLHILDDIECEGPSSLKQALMAAYPFLRSGLNGSFIGPFYINANLVIISGGDVSGEDENEINDKQREVLSMARLIGSENPIVCVQVGDNPDKRFLGGIAFSSRYGKLLDIYEAPQFARYPTNMVVASKIIGSVPTTKYSVDDVREALKSKEEFASITEKDIGDIFKILTNRHAYGIFSCQSNSTDNDLQLEGDPRFPPIGTRVRRGPCWPFSNQDSCMPGTVIGYRNGYSNLLVEWDTSMVFPYHFDKYGFHQISNVEVCDVPRVLQTEKIAVGCLVQRGPDWKWFDQDGGNDNIGTVYKVKRDNTIFVQWFNGTKGNYRFGYDNKYDVKVCNPLDENVMKKLENQQRDWHSDVLKRRFPVFHLMFLHAETLKKGTEEWDELLEEGLKVNENTSTNLNTKEAYGEKEDSTSQSSQTEDELLDEGQIDQENTSTNQNTGEDYGEQENSNSKGSQEEDECDESENELDEGQKIQKNTLQNQNSGQDYEEQNDPNSKGEE is encoded by the exons ATGGAAACATGGATTAATGGTGTATCCGTTGCCTTTCTACTCGATACTTCAAGCAGTATGATAGGAGAGGGCTTTGAGcaaatgaaaaaagtattccTGTCAATAATTCAGG AATACTCTGATGAGCCCTCAATAGATCATTGTGTTGCTGTCATAAGCTTTGGAAAAGAAgtacaagttttacaaaaatactCAAATGACTACAGCAATATGTTGCACATCTTAG ATGACATAGAATGTGAGGGACCGTCATCATTAAAACAAGCACTTATGGCAGCGTACCCCTTCTTAAGATCAg GATTAAATGGGAGTTTTATTGGTCCATTCTACATCAATGCAAACCTGGTTATTATATCGGGGGGTGATGTATCCGGCGAAGACGAAAACGAAATAAATGACAAA CAAAGGGAAGTACTGTCTATGGCTAGACTAATTGGCTCAGAAAATCCGATTGTATGTGTACAAGTTGGCGACAACCCGGACAAG CGTTTCTTAGGTGGAATTGCATTTTCATCGAGATATGGAAAGCTTTTAGATATTTACGAAGCGCCGCAGTTTGCACGATATCCTACAAATATG GTCGTCGCATCAAAAATTATTGGCAGTGTTCCAACAACAAAATACTCTGTAGATGACGTAAGAGAAGCACTGAAGTCTAAAGAGGAGTTTGCATCAATAACAGAGAAGGATATA GGTGACATTTTTAAGATTCTGACCAACAGACATGCGTATGGGATTTTTTCTTGCCAGTCAAACTCCACTGATAATGATTTGCAGTTGGAAGGTGATCCTAGGTTTCCACCGATTGGAACGCGTGTCAGAAGAGGACCTTGTTGGCCATTTTCCAACCAGGATTCCTGCATGCCTGGAACAGTCATAGGTTATAGAAATGGTT ATTCAAACTTACTAGTTGAATGGGATACAAGCATGGTATTTCCGTATCATTTTGACAAGTATGGGTTTCATCAAATATCTAATGTGGAGGTCTGTGACGTACCAAGAGTTCTACAAACAGAGAAAATTGCCGTAGGATGTCTTGTTCAGAGAG GTCCAGACTGGAAGTGGTTTGACCAAGATGGCGGGAATGATAATATTGGGACGGTCTACAAAGTGAAGAGAGACAACACCATCTTT GTACAATGGTTTAATGGTACAAAGGGAAACTACAGATTCGGATATGATAACAAATATGACGTTAAGGTCTG taACCCtcttgatgaaaatgttatgaaaaaacttgaaaatcAACAAAGAGATTGGCACTCGGATGTTTTGAAGAGAAGGTTTCCAGTCTTCCACCTAATGTTCTTACATGCAGAGACTCTGAAAAAGG GCACAGAAGAATGGGATGAATTGTTAGAAGAAGGTCTAAAAGTTAATGAAAACACTTCGACAAATCTAAATACAAAGGAGGCTTATGGAGAAAAGGAGGACTCAACCTCTCAAA GTTCACAAACCGAGGATGAATTGTTAGACGAAGGTCAAATAGATCAGGAAAACACTTCGACGAATCAAAATACAGGGGAGGATTATGGAGAGCAGGAAAACTCGAACTCTAAAG GCTCACAAGAAGAGGATGAATGTGATGAGAGTGAGAATGAGTTAGACGAAGGtcaaaaaattcagaaaaacaCTTTGCAAAATCAGAATTCAGGACAGGATTATGAAGAACAGAATGACCCGAACTCTAAAG GTGAAGAGTGA